Proteins encoded in a region of the Psychromicrobium lacuslunae genome:
- the gatC gene encoding Asp-tRNA(Asn)/Glu-tRNA(Gln) amidotransferase subunit GatC: protein MTEINRDDVAHLARLAHIDMSDAELDRMAGELAVIVDSVKSVSEIAGPEVPATSHPIPLSNVLREDVVGQLLSQEQALSGAPDAEDGRFKVPAILEED from the coding sequence ATGACTGAAATCAATCGTGACGACGTCGCGCACCTCGCGCGGCTGGCGCATATTGACATGTCCGATGCCGAATTGGACCGGATGGCTGGCGAGCTCGCCGTCATCGTCGATTCGGTTAAATCCGTGAGCGAGATTGCCGGGCCAGAAGTACCGGCGACCTCACACCCGATTCCGCTCAGCAATGTGCTGCGCGAGGACGTGGTCGGTCAACTGCTCAGCCAAGAGCAGGCCCTCTCCGGGGCACCGGACGCCGAGGACGGCCGCTTCAAGGTTCCGGCGATTCTGGAGGAGGACTAA
- a CDS encoding diacylglycerol/lipid kinase family protein, translating to MEEHAASGEGTMKIAVAVNPQAAFGSSRGSGERVLELLRAAGHQPVLLRETNYQALTASVRQAVQQGVDALLMVGGDGMVHLGVNVLASEAVPPTPMGLIPVGTGNDAARSLGLPLGDIPAAVQRFLAGAQQPLSIDLGKVSSDREEEFFAVSFSAGFDARVNERANGWRWPKGRQRYNLAIVRELATFRPIRYRLVVDGVAEELEAMLIAVANGTSLGGGMKITPDAQLSDGELDLFVVAPMSRLRLVALFPKVFSGRHIGEPEVSIRRVRSVRIEAELPGNQSLVSYADGERVGALPRQIDLVPAALTLWV from the coding sequence GTGGAGGAACATGCAGCGTCGGGAGAGGGCACGATGAAGATCGCGGTGGCGGTCAACCCGCAGGCGGCCTTCGGCAGCAGCCGGGGCAGCGGAGAGCGGGTGCTCGAATTGTTGCGCGCGGCTGGGCATCAGCCGGTGCTGCTGCGGGAAACCAACTATCAAGCGCTCACTGCCTCGGTGCGTCAAGCCGTGCAGCAAGGCGTCGACGCGCTGCTGATGGTGGGTGGCGACGGAATGGTTCATCTAGGCGTCAACGTGCTGGCCAGTGAGGCAGTTCCGCCGACCCCAATGGGGCTGATCCCGGTCGGCACCGGCAACGACGCAGCGCGTAGCCTCGGGCTGCCGCTGGGTGACATTCCGGCGGCGGTGCAGCGCTTCCTGGCTGGCGCGCAGCAGCCCCTCAGCATTGACCTGGGGAAAGTCTCCTCAGACCGCGAAGAAGAGTTTTTTGCGGTATCTTTTTCCGCTGGATTCGACGCCCGGGTGAATGAACGGGCGAACGGCTGGCGCTGGCCCAAGGGCAGGCAGCGGTACAACTTGGCGATTGTTCGCGAACTGGCCACTTTCCGGCCGATCCGCTATCGCCTGGTGGTCGACGGAGTAGCCGAGGAACTTGAGGCAATGCTGATTGCGGTCGCGAACGGGACATCTCTCGGCGGTGGCATGAAAATTACTCCCGACGCCCAGCTGAGCGACGGTGAACTCGACCTCTTCGTGGTGGCCCCAATGTCGCGACTGCGGCTCGTGGCGCTTTTCCCTAAAGTGTTCTCCGGACGTCATATCGGCGAGCCCGAGGTGAGCATCCGCCGGGTGCGTTCGGTGCGGATCGAAGCCGAACTTCCCGGCAACCAAAGCTTGGTGAGCTATGCCGATGGTGAACGTGTCGGCGCGTTGCCGAGGCAAATTGATCTGGTCCCGGCTGCTCTGACATTGTGGGTCTAG
- a CDS encoding GNAT family N-acetyltransferase, whose product MIDFRPAQPADYPEIARITRDSYLSAGHFDSAEHPYMQQIQRVAERAEAAQIWVALREGELVGAVTLASYGEPFADIALPGELLMRILVVDPAVQRGGIGRAMVAGVIEVARSLPGIEAVSLSTGDDWTSAHALYRSLGFQRVPERDWTVERETEPKTLAWLRVYRLEV is encoded by the coding sequence GTGATTGACTTTAGACCCGCGCAGCCTGCTGATTATCCGGAGATCGCCAGAATCACCCGTGATTCCTACCTGAGCGCCGGCCATTTCGACTCAGCTGAGCATCCCTATATGCAGCAAATCCAACGCGTCGCAGAGCGGGCAGAGGCGGCACAAATCTGGGTGGCACTTCGAGAGGGCGAGTTGGTCGGCGCGGTGACGCTAGCTAGCTATGGTGAGCCCTTTGCCGATATCGCGCTGCCCGGCGAGTTGCTGATGCGTATTTTGGTGGTCGATCCGGCGGTGCAGCGTGGCGGAATCGGCCGGGCGATGGTCGCTGGGGTGATCGAAGTAGCCCGTTCGCTGCCGGGCATTGAAGCGGTCAGCCTGAGCACCGGCGACGATTGGACCAGCGCTCACGCGCTTTACCGTTCGCTCGGCTTCCAACGCGTCCCGGAGCGCGACTGGACGGTGGAGCGGGAAACCGAACCAAAAACGCTCGCCTGGCTGCGGGTTTACCGGCTGGAAGTGTGA